The Salvelinus namaycush isolate Seneca chromosome 1, SaNama_1.0, whole genome shotgun sequence genome has a window encoding:
- the LOC120048849 gene encoding uncharacterized protein LOC120048849 — MANDICSVNDSKITELKQTSAGGKVVDPYPNCKKIGVDFHVGSGAKQKLDIGLLTNGVMTEVSHFAEEMNRSHAHVICDILDYNIDLGLQNDQRHEFAIRTMAKVKYLMGKSRLQRPDLITKVFELPDPRAIPVSKTHVNSNLLNDNVSFSLRLNKDVEIQQLVIEEEEECVSIMSFEEDGLVEYEKAQKDNTVSLMNFDLDASQVSPHHVKETMFNETDVETATLALKNGPTNICIKDEPNLDLVSTQHVKIETISTDTDVSLSDEEAVHRPTRDQSFMTSATEDKTTDLYPLCKKIGLDLDVKSKGEGKEKLDFRLLTRGVMLEVAKFAADVCGTYRQIVSAALEYNFDLDFSQKIDLLENIIHNLRSVKKKMKS, encoded by the coding sequence ATGGCCAATGACATCTGCTCAGTAAATGACTCAAAAATAACTGAATTAAAGCAGACCTCCGCTGGAGGGAAGGTTGTGGACCCATACCCCAACTGCAAGAAAATAGGTGTAGATTTCCATGTTGGATCTGGAGCAAAACAGAAACTTGACATAGGTCTACTGACTAATGGGGTAATGACTGAGGTTTCACATTTTGCCGAAGAGATGAATCGATCTCACGCACATGTCATCTGTGATATTTTAGATTACAACATTGATCTTGGTTTGCAAAATGATCAACGCCATGAATTCGCAATTCGGACTATGGCGAAAGTAAAGTACTTGATGGGGAAGTCCAGACTGCAAAGACCTGACTTGATAACAAAAGTCTTCGAACTTCCTGATCCAAGGGCAATACCTGTATCAAAAACACATGTAAACTCCAACCTTTTAAATGACAATGTGTCATTTAGTCTGAGATTGAATAAAGATGTAGAAATACAGCAATTggttatagaggaggaggaggaatgtgtCTCTATAATGTCCTTTGAAGAAGATGGGTTGGTTGAGTATGAAAAGGCCCAAAAGGACAACACTGTCTCTCTGATGAACTTTGACCTTGATGCCAGCCAGGTATCTCCTCATCATGTCAAAGAGACCATGTTTAATGAAACAGATGTTGAAACAGCAACACTTGCCCTCAAGAATGGACCTACTAACATCTGTATTAAGGATGAACCCAATCTGGACCTCGTATCAACTCAGCATGTTAAGATTGAGACCATCTCTACTGACACAGATGTATCACTATCTGATGAGGAAGCAGTACACAGACCTACAAGGGACCAATCTTTTATGACATCTGCAACAGAAGATAAAACAACGGACCTCTACCCCCTTTGTAAGAAAATAGGTTTAGACCTTGACGTGAAATCAAAAGGTGAGGGAAAAGAAAAACTTGACTTCCGTTTATTGACTAGAGGTGTAATGCTCGAAGTTGCAAAGTTTGCGGCCGATGTGTGTGGAACCTACAGGCAGATTGTCTCTGCTGCTCTTGAGTACAATTTTGATCTTGATTTCTCCCAAAAAATAGATCTCCTTGAAAATATAATTCATAACTTAAGATCAGTCAAGAAGAAAATGAAAAGTTGA
- the scamp2l gene encoding secretory carrier membrane protein 2, like has product MSGFDENPFVDAVDVNPFQDASVTQITSGGIETVEEFNPFSASAMGTHTGTTIPISAASSQPAVLQASAVEPTPQATAAAAQANLLRQQEELEKKAAELDRKEQALQNRPGGHITKENNWPPLPKFSPIKPCFYQDFNEDIPEEYQKICKRMYYLWMFHSITLFLNLLACLAYFTADPNAGVDFGLSILWFVLFTPVSFVCWYRPVYKAFRSDSSFSFFFFFFVFFFQVSVYIIQCVGIPKWGNSGWISSITMIRSNMAVAVVMMVVAGCFTVNAVLAIILLKMVHSKYRRTGANFTKAQQEFSSGVLTNQTFQSAAASAASSAAQGAFQGR; this is encoded by the exons ATGTCGGGATTTGACGAGAACCCCTTTGTAGATGCAGTGGATGTCAATCCTTTCCAG GATGCCTCAGTCACACAAATCACCAGCGGTGGGATTGAAACCGTTGAGGAATTCAACCCATTCTCAGCCAGTGCTATG gGCACCCACACTGGGACCACCATCCCTATCTCTGCTGCCTCCTCCCAACCAGCTGTCCTACAGGCTTCTGCTGTGGAGCCCACCCCACAA GCGACTGCGGCTGCTGCCCAGGCTAACCTGCTCAGGCAACAGGAGGAGCTGGAGAAGAAAGCTGCTGAACTGGATCGGAAAGAGCAGGCGCTCCAGAACAGGCCTGGAGGCCACATTA CAAAAGAAAACAACTGGCCGCCACTTCCCAAGTTTTCCCCCATAAAGCCTTGTTTCTACCAGGACTTCAACGAAGACATCCCTGAAGAGTACCAGAAGATATGCAAGAGGATGTACTACCTTTGGATGT TTCACAGTATCACACTCTTCCTGAACCTTCTGGCCTGCCTGGCCTACTTCACGGCTGATCCAAACGCGGGGGTGGACTTTGGTCTGTCCATCCTCTGGTTCGTCCTCTTCACCCCCGTCTCTTTCGTCTGTTGGTACAGGCCAGTGTACAAAGCCTTCAG GTCGGACAGTTCCTtcagcttcttcttcttcttctttgtttTCTTCTTCCAAGTGTCTGTCTACATCATCCAGTGTGTTGGGATCCCCAAGTGGGGGAACAG TGGATGGATTTCGTCCATCACCATGATAAGAAGCAACATGGCTGTAGCTGTGGTCATGATGGTTGTGGCTGGCTGCTTCACTGTGAACGCTGTCCTCGCCATCATCCTACTCAAAATG GTCCACTCCAAGTATCGTCGGACGGGGGCCAACTTCACCAAGGCCCAGCAGGAGTTCTCTTCGGGGGTCCTCACCAACCAGACCTTTCAGAGCGCCGCGGCCAGCGCCGCCTCCTCAGCCGCCCAGGGGGCCTTCCAAGGACGCTAG